In a single window of the Arthrobacter zhangbolii genome:
- a CDS encoding MFS transporter — protein sequence MSETQRTPAKNTGRGRPLPFWMVLLAVILVAVNLRPGASSVGPVLAELQAALGLDATAAGVLTALPGLTFAAVGAFAVALSRRTGINGAVVLALGVVAAGLLVRAVVGTAVLFMLLTVLAFAGMAIGNILVPAFIKRHGGRRLPLLNSVYGTSLALGATLPLLFGGVLAGTGPQGWRLSLGIWGAVALLAFIPWVFLMWRAGRDPVATARRTRTGAKMRSSRIAVALSIFFGVQSMHAYVQFGWAAQIYRDAGLGQGQAALMAAIIAGLGIPGGLLMPVLVARSPRLRSYIVGLGICMVAGYSGLLLAPDTLPWLWAVCLGVGGFAFPTALALITARSREPQVTARLSGFIQPVGYLLAAMGPFAIGALHDISGSWTLPLALLIASAAVMVGAGIIAAAPGYVDDELASGGTKPRSRQ from the coding sequence ATGAGCGAGACCCAGCGGACGCCGGCAAAAAACACCGGACGTGGGCGTCCGCTCCCGTTCTGGATGGTGCTCCTCGCGGTAATCCTGGTGGCAGTGAACCTGCGGCCCGGGGCGTCCTCAGTGGGTCCGGTGCTGGCCGAACTGCAGGCCGCGCTGGGATTGGACGCCACGGCTGCCGGTGTTTTGACCGCACTGCCCGGGCTGACGTTCGCGGCCGTGGGTGCCTTCGCTGTTGCCCTCTCACGCAGGACCGGAATCAACGGTGCCGTGGTCCTCGCCCTGGGTGTGGTGGCGGCGGGCCTGCTGGTGCGCGCCGTCGTCGGAACAGCGGTGCTGTTTATGCTGCTGACGGTGCTGGCCTTTGCCGGCATGGCCATCGGCAACATCCTGGTTCCCGCCTTCATCAAACGCCACGGCGGCAGGCGGCTTCCCCTCCTGAACTCCGTCTATGGCACCAGCCTGGCGCTGGGTGCCACCCTTCCACTGCTGTTCGGCGGCGTGCTGGCGGGTACGGGCCCTCAGGGCTGGCGGCTGAGCCTCGGGATCTGGGGCGCCGTGGCCCTGCTGGCCTTTATCCCGTGGGTTTTCCTGATGTGGCGGGCCGGACGGGATCCGGTGGCCACTGCCCGCAGGACGCGGACGGGGGCCAAAATGCGCTCCTCACGCATCGCCGTCGCCCTCAGCATTTTCTTCGGCGTGCAGTCAATGCATGCCTACGTCCAGTTCGGCTGGGCAGCCCAGATCTACCGGGACGCCGGACTCGGGCAGGGCCAAGCCGCGCTGATGGCAGCCATCATTGCCGGCTTGGGCATTCCCGGCGGGCTGCTTATGCCTGTCCTGGTGGCACGCTCACCGCGGCTGCGGTCCTACATTGTCGGACTCGGCATCTGTATGGTTGCCGGCTACTCGGGGCTGCTGCTGGCGCCGGACACCCTGCCCTGGCTCTGGGCCGTGTGCCTGGGAGTTGGCGGTTTCGCCTTCCCGACGGCGCTGGCGCTGATCACCGCCCGGTCCCGGGAGCCGCAGGTTACCGCACGGCTTTCCGGCTTCATCCAGCCGGTGGGCTACCTGCTGGCGGCCATGGGTCCCTTCGCCATCGGTGCCCTCCACGACATTTCCGGCAGCTGGACGCTGCCGCTGGCGCTGCTGATCGCTTCGGCGGCGGTGATGGTTGGCGCGGGAATCATCGCGGCCGCTCCCGGGTACGTTGACGACGAACTGGCTAGCGGAGGTACGAAGCCCCGTTCACGTCAATGA
- a CDS encoding SDR family NAD(P)-dependent oxidoreductase: MSTHSLVTGAGRGIGSAIAAALAGAGHRVAVHAGHDAEAAGKVAASLPGSGHTVVIGDLSTAAECARVFREAADRLGGLDVLVNNAGTYRPHPVPGTSYANWQDVWQQTMNLNLFAPANLSWLMADHLINRPQDGGGGRGRIVNVGSRGAFRGEAETPAYAASKAGLHALTQSLAVALAPHGIVSTAVAPGFVDTRMGRPALEGESGVAIRAQSPFNRVAEPEEVAAAVLWLAGDAPEWVSGTIIDVNGASYLR; this comes from the coding sequence ATGAGTACACACAGCCTGGTCACCGGCGCCGGCCGGGGCATCGGTTCAGCCATTGCAGCCGCACTTGCGGGAGCCGGTCACCGCGTGGCGGTCCACGCCGGTCATGACGCCGAGGCGGCGGGCAAGGTGGCAGCTTCCCTGCCCGGCAGCGGCCACACCGTCGTCATCGGGGATCTCTCCACTGCGGCCGAATGCGCACGGGTCTTCCGGGAGGCTGCTGACCGGTTGGGTGGGCTGGATGTGCTCGTGAACAACGCCGGAACCTACCGGCCCCATCCTGTGCCGGGCACCTCCTATGCCAACTGGCAGGATGTGTGGCAGCAGACCATGAACCTCAACCTGTTTGCTCCCGCGAACCTGAGCTGGCTGATGGCGGACCACCTGATCAACCGCCCGCAGGACGGCGGGGGCGGCCGCGGCCGGATTGTGAATGTTGGCTCCCGCGGCGCGTTCCGCGGCGAAGCCGAGACGCCGGCCTACGCAGCCAGCAAAGCCGGCCTGCATGCCCTCACCCAGTCACTGGCCGTGGCGCTGGCGCCGCACGGAATAGTCTCCACCGCCGTTGCCCCCGGCTTCGTGGACACCCGGATGGGCCGCCCGGCACTGGAAGGAGAGAGTGGCGTCGCCATCCGTGCACAGAGTCCGTTCAACCGCGTGGCCGAACCCGAAGAGGTCGCTGCCGCGGTCCTGTGGCTGGCCGGTGACGCCCCGGAGTGGGTGAGCGGCACCATCATTGACGTGAACGGGGCTTCGTACCTCCGCTAG